A genomic segment from Rahnella aceris encodes:
- a CDS encoding ABC transporter ATP-binding protein, which yields MSVLTISHLHKSFQVGKQTREVLHDISLTLADNEFVSVVGTSGCGKSTLLSIAAGLEDYDSGDVQVDGKTIRGAGIDRGVVFQSYTLLPWLTARQNIEFALKAAGFSRAECREKASQHLELVQLTQFADAWPAELSGGMKQRVAIARALSYRPKILLMDEPFGALDAMTRHQMQELLTGIWEQHRLTVMFVTHDIEEAVYLSDRIVVMGPGTIAATYDVPLPRPRREELTASPEFTDLQRQVLHTIRSGHPRAALA from the coding sequence ATGTCGGTGTTAACCATTTCCCATCTGCACAAAAGTTTTCAGGTTGGCAAACAAACGCGCGAAGTGCTGCACGACATCAGCCTGACACTGGCGGACAATGAATTTGTTTCGGTGGTTGGCACATCCGGCTGTGGCAAAAGCACCTTATTGTCGATTGCTGCCGGGCTTGAGGATTACGACAGCGGCGACGTTCAGGTGGATGGCAAAACCATTCGCGGCGCGGGCATTGACCGTGGCGTGGTATTTCAGTCTTACACCCTGTTGCCCTGGCTGACAGCGCGTCAGAACATTGAGTTTGCGCTGAAAGCCGCCGGATTCAGCCGCGCGGAATGCCGTGAAAAAGCCAGTCAGCATCTCGAACTGGTGCAACTGACGCAGTTTGCTGATGCCTGGCCCGCGGAGCTTTCCGGTGGCATGAAACAGCGTGTCGCCATCGCCCGTGCGCTGTCTTACCGCCCTAAAATCCTGCTGATGGATGAACCCTTTGGCGCGCTGGATGCCATGACCCGCCATCAGATGCAGGAATTACTGACCGGCATCTGGGAGCAACACCGGCTGACCGTCATGTTCGTCACCCACGATATTGAAGAAGCGGTATACCTTTCTGACCGCATTGTGGTGATGGGTCCCGGCACGATTGCGGCGACTTACGACGTGCCGTTACCGCGTCCGCGCCGTGAGGAACTGACCGCCAGCCCTGAATTCACTGATCTGCAACGCCAGGTCCTGCACACTATCCGCAGCGGCCATCCCCGCGCTGCGCTGGCCTGA
- a CDS encoding ABC transporter substrate-binding protein: MSPSQTFTGFFKNKLALACCLGALSTFSLSTSAAAPEAGTFKMGIEPWLGYGQWHVAQSQGIFKQQGLEKVDIINFAEDKDINAALASGQIDGANIATHTAMAMVSAGLPIKVVLLLDQSETADALLVGKNITTLKDLKGKQVAFEEGTTSDILLHSAVNSAGLKWSDITPVPMPADSAGSALIAKRVTAAVTYEPYISAAKKQDPSLKMLYSGSSDPGLIGDVLVVRDSVLKEKPGQIAALIKSWDAALTHYQANTTADRAIIAKAVGATPADLETAFDGVKYYSLAENKQVLSHSFSDQTFAHVLKAATAAGLIPKPVTAAGVIDASFVNSLP; this comes from the coding sequence ATGTCACCTTCTCAGACCTTTACGGGTTTCTTCAAAAACAAACTGGCTCTGGCCTGTTGTCTTGGCGCACTCAGCACATTCAGCCTGAGCACCTCCGCCGCTGCACCCGAAGCGGGCACGTTCAAAATGGGCATTGAACCCTGGCTGGGTTACGGCCAGTGGCACGTCGCACAAAGTCAGGGCATTTTTAAACAACAGGGGCTGGAGAAGGTCGATATCATTAACTTCGCCGAAGATAAAGACATCAACGCCGCCTTAGCCAGCGGCCAGATTGACGGCGCAAACATTGCCACACATACCGCGATGGCGATGGTCTCTGCCGGTTTGCCGATCAAAGTGGTGCTGTTACTGGATCAAAGTGAAACCGCTGACGCCCTGCTGGTGGGCAAAAACATCACCACGCTGAAAGATTTGAAAGGCAAGCAGGTGGCCTTTGAAGAAGGCACCACCAGCGACATTCTGTTGCACAGCGCCGTTAATTCTGCAGGTCTGAAATGGAGTGATATCACACCGGTGCCGATGCCAGCCGATTCTGCGGGCAGCGCGCTGATTGCCAAACGCGTCACTGCTGCCGTCACTTATGAACCCTATATTTCTGCCGCGAAAAAACAGGACCCGTCGCTGAAAATGCTCTACAGCGGCTCTTCCGATCCCGGCCTGATTGGCGATGTGCTGGTGGTCCGTGATTCCGTACTGAAAGAAAAACCGGGGCAAATCGCTGCGCTGATTAAAAGCTGGGACGCCGCCCTGACCCACTACCAGGCCAATACCACAGCGGATCGCGCCATCATTGCCAAAGCGGTTGGCGCAACGCCTGCAGATCTGGAAACCGCGTTTGATGGCGTGAAATATTACTCGCTGGCGGAAAACAAACAGGTGCTCAGCCATTCCTTCTCCGACCAGACCTTCGCCCACGTGCTCAAAGCCGCCACCGCCGCCGGGCTTATTCCTAAACCGGTAACCGCCGCCGGGGTGATTGACGCCAGCTTCGTGAACAGCCTGCCATGA
- a CDS encoding polysaccharide deacetylase family protein, which translates to MTEQNWPAGYRSAVVITVDFNDIHGILSQVPAVAGREKTLSVWRYGTLRGIDRLLGLLEEKNLRSSWCVPGMVADENPQKIRDIDRAGHELASCGYEFVHFDGLSLHQQTDSLQRGKAALKALTGKVPRGFRLPAGNWAPGFADVLADEGFSWTSGWRGDDLPYFQPMQDGLASRLVELPLHYEMEDEPYFAFNLSPAVPPAQSRIASYRHTLGNMKMDFDGFHRFGLCYVLRLHPEVIGTAGRIGMLAELLDYITSHPDVWVATAGEVADWWSQNQPQNEASHPAQIWMQHTAPGVSYE; encoded by the coding sequence ATGACTGAACAAAACTGGCCCGCAGGTTACCGCTCTGCGGTGGTGATTACTGTTGATTTCAATGATATTCACGGCATTCTCAGTCAGGTGCCTGCGGTGGCCGGACGCGAAAAAACGCTGTCCGTCTGGCGTTATGGCACGCTGCGCGGCATCGACAGGCTGCTGGGTTTGCTGGAGGAGAAAAACCTGCGCAGCTCGTGGTGTGTGCCGGGCATGGTGGCGGATGAAAACCCGCAGAAGATCCGTGATATAGACCGTGCCGGTCACGAACTGGCGAGCTGTGGCTATGAATTCGTCCATTTTGACGGCCTGTCGTTGCATCAGCAAACTGACAGCCTGCAACGGGGTAAAGCGGCGCTGAAAGCGCTGACGGGTAAAGTGCCACGCGGCTTTCGTTTGCCCGCCGGTAACTGGGCGCCGGGCTTTGCGGATGTGCTGGCGGATGAAGGATTCAGCTGGACATCCGGCTGGCGCGGTGATGATTTACCCTATTTCCAGCCGATGCAGGATGGTCTGGCGTCGCGGCTGGTGGAACTGCCGCTGCATTATGAAATGGAAGACGAGCCGTATTTTGCCTTTAACCTCAGCCCGGCGGTGCCTCCGGCGCAGTCGCGGATTGCCTCTTACCGCCATACCCTCGGCAATATGAAGATGGATTTCGACGGCTTCCACCGTTTTGGCCTGTGTTACGTGCTGCGCCTGCATCCGGAAGTGATCGGCACGGCAGGGCGCATTGGTATGCTGGCGGAACTGCTGGATTACATCACTTCGCACCCGGACGTCTGGGTGGCGACGGCCGGCGAAGTCGCGGACTGGTGGTCGCAGAATCAGCCGCAAAACGAGGCGTCGCATCCGGCGCAAATCTGGATGCAACACACCGCGCCGGGAGTCAGCTATGAGTAA
- the argH gene encoding argininosuccinate lyase gives MSQQPELLWGARFKHGPAAALSALSRSPEYYFSLAEYDLEGCRAHAYELSRAGLLDENETVLMVEAIKQLAKDFRAGVIQPVQGDEDVHTFIERSLTERLGELGGKLRAGRSRNDQTANDLRLYLRDHARKIVAALLELQTALVKQAEQHIHTLAPGFTHLQQAQPIVFGHQLMAHAQSFCRDIERFQDWDKRCALSPLGAAAMAGSAIALHPELSAKDLGYDGACENSIDAVASRDHVAEFLFAGSMLSVNLSRISEEVCLWASRQFRWVELDDGYATGSSIMPQKKNPDIAELTRGKSGRLIGNVTAMLTTMKGLPLSYNRDLIEDKRNALDTVEQLLLVLPAMAGMIDTMTVNVERLREQAPEGFTLATEVADWLSRRGVPFKEAHEITGKLVQVCEQHNLALHEVSDAQLLAVDARLSADVRECLTLEAAINARSGKGGTAPVRVAEQIARLKIRLQAQAHWATGYAGLSL, from the coding sequence ATGTCGCAACAGCCAGAATTACTGTGGGGAGCACGCTTCAAACACGGGCCAGCCGCCGCATTAAGCGCATTATCGCGCAGCCCGGAATATTATTTTTCCCTTGCCGAATATGATCTGGAAGGGTGCCGCGCCCATGCGTATGAATTAAGCCGCGCCGGTTTACTCGACGAAAATGAAACCGTCCTGATGGTGGAGGCCATTAAACAACTGGCGAAGGATTTCCGTGCCGGCGTTATTCAGCCGGTTCAGGGGGATGAAGACGTTCACACGTTTATCGAACGCAGCCTGACCGAGCGGCTGGGCGAACTCGGCGGCAAGCTGCGCGCAGGGCGTTCACGTAATGATCAGACCGCTAACGATTTACGCCTCTACCTGCGCGACCACGCCCGCAAGATTGTGGCGGCATTGCTCGAACTTCAGACTGCACTGGTGAAGCAGGCGGAACAGCATATTCATACGCTGGCACCGGGCTTTACCCATCTTCAGCAGGCGCAGCCGATTGTGTTCGGGCATCAGCTGATGGCGCATGCGCAGTCCTTTTGCCGTGACATTGAACGCTTTCAGGACTGGGATAAGCGTTGCGCACTGTCGCCTCTGGGCGCGGCGGCGATGGCGGGTTCTGCGATTGCCCTGCACCCGGAACTCTCCGCCAAAGATCTCGGTTATGACGGTGCCTGTGAGAACTCGATTGATGCCGTAGCCAGCCGGGATCACGTCGCAGAATTCCTGTTTGCGGGCAGTATGCTGAGCGTCAATCTTTCCCGCATCAGTGAAGAAGTGTGTCTGTGGGCATCGCGCCAGTTCCGCTGGGTTGAACTGGACGACGGCTACGCCACCGGCAGTTCCATCATGCCGCAAAAGAAAAACCCGGATATCGCTGAACTGACGCGCGGCAAAAGCGGACGGCTGATTGGCAACGTCACCGCCATGCTGACCACCATGAAAGGCCTGCCGCTTTCCTATAACCGTGACCTTATCGAAGACAAACGTAATGCGCTGGATACCGTCGAACAGTTGCTGTTAGTGCTGCCTGCGATGGCGGGCATGATCGATACCATGACCGTCAATGTTGAGCGTTTACGCGAACAGGCACCGGAAGGCTTTACGCTGGCGACTGAAGTGGCCGACTGGCTGTCGCGCCGTGGCGTGCCGTTCAAGGAAGCCCACGAAATCACCGGCAAACTGGTGCAGGTGTGTGAGCAACATAATCTGGCGCTGCACGAAGTCAGCGACGCGCAGTTACTGGCAGTAGATGCCCGCCTGAGCGCCGACGTGCGTGAATGCCTGACGCTGGAAGCGGCGATCAACGCCCGCAGCGGCAAAGGCGGCACGGCGCCGGTGCGGGTGGCGGAGCAAATTGCGCGGCTGAAAATTCGTCTGCAGGCGCAGGCGCACTGGGCTACAGGCTACGCTGGCTTGTCTTTATAA
- a CDS encoding amino acid ABC transporter permease has translation MTPYQKMSESAKSAEIDLSEYHYVPQRYYGRIFASVVILLLLALLVNAFAHGKIEWQYVAQFLTAKAILFGLGNTIVMSVLAMALGIVFGVIIAVMRMSQNPVLRSVAMGYTWIFRGTPLILQLLLWFNLALIFPVIAIPGVFSIQTVDIMTPFTAALLGLSINQGAYTSEVVRAGLISVDLGQYEAAKSIGMTRLHALRRIILPQAMRVIIPPIGNEFISMVKTTSLASMIQYSEVLYNAQTIYFANARVMELLFVAGIWYLVVVTVLSLGQNRLERYFGRGTRRRTSH, from the coding sequence ATGACCCCTTATCAGAAAATGTCGGAAAGCGCGAAAAGCGCAGAGATTGATCTCAGCGAATATCACTACGTGCCGCAACGTTATTACGGCCGGATTTTTGCCTCGGTGGTGATCCTGCTGCTGCTGGCGTTGCTGGTGAATGCCTTTGCGCACGGCAAAATCGAATGGCAGTACGTGGCGCAGTTCCTGACCGCCAAAGCCATTCTGTTCGGGCTGGGCAATACCATTGTGATGTCGGTGCTGGCGATGGCGCTGGGGATCGTGTTCGGCGTGATTATCGCCGTGATGCGCATGTCGCAAAACCCGGTCCTGCGCAGCGTGGCGATGGGGTATACGTGGATTTTTCGCGGCACTCCGCTGATTTTACAACTGTTGCTGTGGTTTAACCTGGCGCTGATTTTCCCGGTCATCGCCATTCCCGGCGTATTCAGCATTCAGACCGTCGATATCATGACGCCGTTCACCGCCGCGCTGCTCGGCCTGAGCATTAATCAGGGCGCGTACACCTCGGAAGTGGTGCGTGCCGGGCTGATCTCGGTCGATCTCGGGCAGTACGAAGCCGCGAAATCCATCGGCATGACCCGTCTGCATGCGCTGCGGCGGATTATTTTGCCCCAGGCAATGCGGGTGATTATCCCGCCCATCGGTAACGAATTCATCAGCATGGTGAAAACCACCAGCCTTGCCAGCATGATCCAGTACTCCGAAGTGCTCTATAACGCGCAGACCATTTACTTCGCCAATGCGCGGGTAATGGAACTGCTGTTTGTGGCGGGCATCTGGTATCTGGTGGTGGTGACCGTGCTGTCGCTCGGGCAGAACCGTCTGGAACGTTATTTTGGCCGTGGCACCCGCCGCCGCACCAGCCACTGA
- a CDS encoding ABC transporter permease: MSSRRKPLNLMVIGRLPSRKVFVGIAVTLFVILFLAWGLATRSGAIPPIFLPKLTDVWLKMVSLAQDGTLWSDIKSSLYRISIAFAISSVMSIVIGVLAGCYGFFKALTEPLVDFIRYMPVVAFVPLTILWTGTDDVQKFLIIWIGTFFQQVLMVIDAVKRVPGDFVGLGRTLGMPDRKILFRIVLPGALPGIWDALRISLGWAWTWLVLAELVASTSGLGYRIVVSQRFFQTDTIIGYILLLGILGLISDQIMRALERVLFRYNKRRA; encoded by the coding sequence ATGAGTTCGCGTCGTAAACCGCTCAATCTGATGGTGATTGGCCGCCTGCCGTCGCGCAAAGTGTTCGTCGGCATTGCGGTCACGCTGTTCGTGATTCTGTTTCTTGCCTGGGGGCTGGCAACCCGCAGCGGCGCGATCCCGCCGATTTTCCTGCCCAAACTGACCGATGTCTGGCTGAAAATGGTCAGTCTGGCGCAGGACGGCACGCTATGGAGCGACATTAAAAGCAGCCTGTACCGCATCAGTATCGCCTTCGCGATTTCCTCAGTGATGTCGATTGTGATTGGCGTGCTGGCAGGCTGTTACGGTTTCTTCAAAGCGCTGACCGAACCGCTGGTGGACTTTATCCGTTACATGCCGGTGGTGGCGTTCGTGCCGCTGACCATTCTGTGGACCGGCACCGACGATGTGCAGAAATTCCTGATTATCTGGATCGGCACATTCTTCCAGCAGGTTCTGATGGTGATCGACGCCGTGAAACGGGTGCCCGGCGATTTTGTCGGTTTAGGCCGCACGTTAGGCATGCCGGATCGCAAAATCTTGTTCCGCATCGTTTTACCCGGTGCACTGCCGGGTATCTGGGACGCACTGCGCATCAGTCTCGGCTGGGCGTGGACGTGGCTGGTGCTGGCCGAACTGGTGGCATCCACGTCCGGGCTCGGTTACCGCATCGTGGTGTCGCAACGTTTCTTCCAGACTGACACCATCATCGGCTACATCCTGCTGCTGGGTATTCTGGGTTTAATCAGCGATCAGATCATGCGTGCACTTGAGCGCGTGCTGTTCCGCTACAACAAGAGGCGCGCCTGA
- a CDS encoding polysaccharide deacetylase family protein, with translation MTISQQAASLWPQNKRGCMALAFDLDGPTGDAMLNGTLWQKADYFTFGAYGPYRALERILDLLDDHQLPATFFIPAWVVENWPKQCQAIVGRGHEVAYHGYRHESFYAISAEKQLWVMQKSREIFWQFLGIRAEGFRTPSGDWHAETPAMLLEAGVTYSSSMRGDDRPYLINVAGHDRPLVEIPGRWEMDDYASIAYTREPNFPSGLDRTASYELTLDNWCREFDGAMDEGLSLTTLFHPKISGKPGRIMLLDAFFAHLKARDDVWFARCRDVAHWWMQEHAND, from the coding sequence ATGACGATTTCACAACAGGCGGCCAGTTTATGGCCGCAAAACAAACGCGGCTGCATGGCGCTGGCGTTTGACCTCGACGGCCCGACCGGTGATGCGATGCTTAACGGCACCCTCTGGCAGAAAGCGGATTACTTTACCTTCGGCGCTTACGGACCCTACCGCGCGCTGGAGCGCATTCTTGATTTGCTTGATGATCACCAGCTTCCGGCGACATTTTTCATCCCCGCGTGGGTCGTGGAGAACTGGCCGAAACAGTGTCAGGCGATTGTCGGACGCGGCCATGAAGTGGCGTATCACGGTTACCGTCATGAGTCTTTTTACGCCATCAGCGCGGAGAAACAGTTGTGGGTGATGCAGAAATCCCGCGAGATTTTCTGGCAGTTTCTGGGCATCCGTGCTGAGGGTTTTCGCACGCCTTCCGGTGACTGGCATGCAGAAACCCCCGCCATGCTACTGGAGGCGGGCGTGACCTATTCCAGCAGTATGCGCGGCGACGACCGGCCTTATCTCATCAACGTTGCGGGGCATGATCGCCCGCTGGTGGAAATCCCGGGCCGCTGGGAAATGGACGATTACGCTTCTATTGCCTATACCCGCGAGCCGAATTTCCCCTCAGGCTTAGACCGTACCGCCAGCTATGAACTGACGCTGGATAACTGGTGTCGTGAATTCGATGGCGCAATGGATGAAGGGCTGAGCCTGACCACGTTGTTCCATCCAAAAATCAGCGGAAAACCCGGACGCATTATGCTACTTGACGCATTTTTTGCTCACCTGAAAGCGCGGGATGACGTGTGGTTTGCACGTTGCCGGGACGTCGCGCACTGGTGGATGCAGGAGCATGCCAATGACTGA
- a CDS encoding ABC transporter substrate-binding protein, with protein MKKTLLSLITAGVLLNGAVSVASAAELKQKDEIKVAMMPNYPPLEFKDPATGNLTGMDYDLGMELGKRLNRKISWQEIGFEQMVNAVATHRVDMILSGMTDTKPRQDIATFVDYYNSGPQFYTTVAHKEINTMLDLCGKKVGTSRRTTFPAEIAAWSEANCVPAGKPAIVVIGAEGTADARTQLRQGRIEGVVQGSETLPYIMNLEKDTYKPLGKAFAYQVTGMGISKDDQPLIDAVKGALTDMIADGTYLKILTKWGLQDGAIQEVTINKGK; from the coding sequence ATGAAAAAAACATTGTTGTCCCTCATTACCGCTGGCGTGCTGCTGAACGGCGCTGTTTCTGTCGCCAGCGCGGCGGAGCTGAAGCAAAAAGACGAAATTAAAGTGGCGATGATGCCGAACTATCCGCCGCTGGAATTCAAAGATCCGGCCACCGGTAATCTGACCGGCATGGATTACGATCTGGGCATGGAACTCGGCAAACGCCTGAACCGCAAAATCAGCTGGCAGGAAATCGGCTTTGAACAGATGGTTAACGCCGTCGCCACCCATCGTGTCGATATGATTTTATCCGGTATGACCGACACCAAACCGCGTCAGGACATCGCCACGTTCGTCGATTACTACAACAGCGGACCGCAGTTCTATACCACCGTCGCGCACAAAGAAATCAATACCATGCTGGATTTGTGCGGCAAGAAAGTCGGCACCAGCCGCCGTACCACATTCCCGGCTGAAATTGCGGCCTGGAGTGAAGCTAACTGTGTTCCGGCAGGTAAGCCCGCCATCGTGGTGATTGGCGCGGAAGGCACGGCGGATGCGCGCACTCAGTTGCGTCAGGGGCGTATTGAAGGCGTGGTGCAGGGCAGCGAAACCCTGCCGTACATCATGAATCTGGAGAAAGACACCTATAAACCGCTGGGCAAAGCTTTTGCCTATCAGGTGACCGGTATGGGGATCAGCAAGGACGATCAGCCGCTGATTGACGCGGTAAAAGGCGCACTGACCGACATGATCGCCGACGGTACCTATCTGAAAATCCTCACCAAATGGGGTTTGCAGGATGGTGCAATCCAGGAAGTGACCATCAATAAAGGCAAATAA
- a CDS encoding amino acid ABC transporter ATP-binding protein, whose product MKSIIKAVNVNKYFDQFQALKNVNLEVKHGEVMCIIGPSGSGKSTFLRCINQLERIDSGGVWVDDELVGYRMDGKKLYPLNDRQIARQRLKTGMVFQRFNLFPDKTALENIIEGPCQVLLRPVKEATQEAMALLERVGLAHKRDAYPLELSGGQQQRVAIARALAMKPKVMLFDEPTSALDPEMVGEVLAVMRGLAAEGMTMIVVTHELGFAREVANRVVFMDEGGIIESGNPEDILLNPQNPRTQNFISAVLI is encoded by the coding sequence ATGAAAAGTATTATCAAAGCCGTCAACGTCAATAAGTACTTTGATCAGTTTCAGGCGCTGAAAAACGTCAATCTTGAGGTTAAACACGGCGAAGTGATGTGCATCATCGGGCCTTCCGGCTCAGGGAAAAGCACATTTCTGCGCTGCATCAATCAACTTGAGCGCATCGACAGCGGGGGCGTCTGGGTCGATGACGAACTGGTCGGTTACCGCATGGACGGCAAAAAGCTGTATCCGCTTAATGACCGGCAGATTGCCCGTCAGCGGCTGAAAACCGGCATGGTATTCCAGCGTTTCAATCTGTTCCCGGATAAAACCGCGCTGGAAAACATCATCGAAGGGCCGTGTCAGGTGCTGCTGCGTCCGGTGAAAGAGGCGACGCAGGAAGCGATGGCGCTGCTTGAACGCGTCGGGCTGGCGCATAAGCGTGATGCTTATCCGCTGGAACTTTCCGGCGGCCAGCAACAGCGCGTGGCGATTGCCAGGGCGCTGGCGATGAAACCCAAAGTGATGTTGTTTGATGAACCCACCTCGGCGCTCGACCCGGAGATGGTGGGCGAAGTGCTGGCGGTGATGCGCGGCCTGGCGGCAGAAGGCATGACCATGATTGTCGTCACGCATGAATTAGGTTTCGCGCGGGAAGTGGCAAACCGCGTGGTCTTCATGGACGAGGGCGGAATTATAGAAAGTGGTAATCCGGAAGATATTTTGCTCAACCCGCAAAATCCACGGACGCAGAACTTTATTTCTGCCGTCCTGATCTGA
- a CDS encoding LysR family transcriptional regulator, with amino-acid sequence MESPLSKSGNTSPAKSDINQHSLGVADLKLLRVFKTVVEAGGFTAACNELNIGLAAISKQISDLEIRFGMKLCTRGREGFYLTEHGKVAYQACLDLFSSINQFRDKLNHARHELFGELNIGIIDNTITDPQSPVVSALGEIYRQAPKVSIRLHATQLDEIERGIIDGRFTCGIMPVYQEKPEFDYYFLYHEMAYLYCGDKHPLFSVPAAEIKESQIKSSHMVNHFYANHSKKNIFSDVTSTHAIAVQVEAVTMLLMTGNYLGFLPEHYASAFMGGNKLRALMPENIEIATPFSLVLKKGAPFNSVMTLFYNALKQALIPVPEARAS; translated from the coding sequence ATGGAAAGTCCACTTTCCAAATCAGGAAACACATCACCCGCAAAAAGTGATATTAACCAGCACAGCCTTGGCGTCGCCGATTTAAAACTTTTGCGCGTCTTTAAAACCGTGGTGGAAGCCGGTGGCTTTACCGCCGCATGCAATGAACTGAATATTGGCCTGGCGGCGATCAGTAAACAAATTTCTGATCTCGAAATCCGTTTTGGCATGAAACTTTGCACCCGAGGACGTGAAGGATTTTATTTAACCGAACACGGTAAAGTGGCTTATCAGGCCTGCCTTGATTTATTTTCATCCATCAATCAGTTTCGCGACAAACTCAATCACGCCCGTCATGAACTGTTTGGCGAGCTGAATATTGGCATCATCGACAACACCATCACTGACCCGCAATCGCCCGTAGTCAGTGCGTTGGGTGAGATTTACCGTCAGGCACCGAAGGTCAGTATTCGCCTGCACGCCACTCAGCTGGACGAGATTGAACGCGGGATTATCGACGGACGTTTTACCTGTGGCATCATGCCGGTGTATCAGGAAAAACCGGAGTTTGATTACTATTTCCTCTATCATGAAATGGCTTATCTTTATTGCGGCGACAAACATCCGCTGTTCAGCGTCCCTGCCGCTGAAATAAAAGAATCACAGATCAAATCGTCGCACATGGTGAATCATTTTTACGCCAATCACAGTAAAAAAAATATCTTTTCGGATGTCACTTCCACGCACGCCATTGCGGTGCAAGTCGAAGCCGTCACCATGCTGCTGATGACGGGAAATTATCTCGGATTTCTGCCTGAACATTACGCCAGTGCATTTATGGGCGGAAATAAACTCCGCGCACTGATGCCGGAGAATATTGAAATTGCCACACCGTTCAGCCTTGTACTGAAAAAAGGCGCACCGTTTAATTCGGTGATGACGTTATTTTACAACGCCCTTAAACAGGCATTAATCCCCGTTCCTGAAGCCAGAGCCAGCTGA
- the hisD gene encoding histidinol dehydrogenase, translated as MSAPFQAVTFHDLSDSSELPAELFKRTEADLSFFTERVAPIIEAVRTEGDAALRRFARDFDGVTAPHMSILAEDTEFETAFERLDPQVVESIRFAVENVRAFHEAQKPEDMWMKEIRPGAFAGDRHVPIDSVACYVPRGKGSFPSVLLMTTIPAVVAGVKRAIVITPPGPDGKVDDATLVAARLVGITEVYKCGGAQGVAAVAFGTETVPKCLKIVGPGSPWVVAAKRQLSNLIDPGIPAGPSESLILADDTVDGALAALDLIIESEHGPDSSAYLVTSSRRVAEQAIAALPGYWAQLDEKRAGFSQAVLCGTHGGVVLTADFTAAVEFVNQYAPEHLEILAEEPMAVMGKIRNAGEILLGNYTPITLGNFVLGPNAVLPTNGAAKTVGPLSVFDYMKRISVGYVTREGYQPLADKAHAFALYEGFPGHALAVSALRTEIINKKGQ; from the coding sequence ATGTCTGCACCTTTTCAAGCCGTAACTTTTCATGATTTGAGTGATTCGTCTGAACTGCCAGCGGAGCTGTTCAAACGCACGGAAGCCGATTTGTCGTTTTTCACTGAGCGCGTTGCGCCGATCATTGAAGCGGTGCGTACCGAAGGCGATGCCGCCCTGCGCCGTTTTGCCCGCGATTTCGACGGCGTTACCGCGCCGCATATGAGCATTCTGGCGGAAGATACGGAATTCGAAACGGCGTTTGAACGCCTCGATCCGCAGGTGGTGGAATCGATCCGTTTCGCCGTCGAAAACGTCCGCGCCTTCCATGAAGCACAAAAACCGGAAGACATGTGGATGAAAGAAATCCGCCCCGGCGCCTTTGCCGGTGACCGCCATGTGCCCATCGATTCCGTAGCCTGTTACGTGCCACGCGGCAAAGGCTCATTCCCAAGCGTGTTACTGATGACCACCATTCCGGCGGTGGTCGCAGGTGTAAAACGTGCCATTGTCATCACCCCGCCTGGCCCCGACGGCAAAGTCGATGACGCCACGCTGGTGGCCGCTCGTCTGGTTGGCATTACCGAAGTGTACAAATGCGGCGGCGCACAGGGTGTCGCTGCCGTGGCATTTGGCACTGAAACCGTGCCGAAGTGCCTGAAGATAGTCGGCCCCGGCAGCCCGTGGGTGGTGGCCGCCAAGCGTCAACTCTCGAATCTGATCGACCCCGGCATTCCTGCCGGTCCAAGCGAAAGCCTGATCCTCGCCGATGACACCGTGGACGGTGCGCTGGCAGCGCTGGATCTGATCATCGAATCAGAACATGGCCCGGATTCTTCGGCGTATCTGGTCACCAGCAGCCGTCGGGTCGCTGAACAGGCCATCGCCGCACTGCCCGGTTACTGGGCGCAGCTCGATGAAAAACGGGCCGGATTCTCACAGGCCGTATTATGCGGAACCCACGGCGGCGTGGTGCTGACAGCAGATTTCACCGCAGCCGTTGAATTTGTTAATCAGTACGCGCCGGAACATCTGGAAATTCTGGCCGAAGAGCCGATGGCCGTGATGGGCAAAATCCGCAATGCCGGTGAAATCCTGCTGGGCAATTACACACCGATCACGCTGGGGAATTTCGTCCTCGGACCGAACGCAGTTCTGCCGACCAATGGCGCAGCGAAAACCGTCGGGCCGCTGTCTGTGTTCGATTACATGAAACGGATCTCCGTAGGCTATGTCACCCGCGAAGGCTATCAGCCGCTGGCCGATAAAGCACACGCCTTTGCATTGTATGAAGGATTCCCCGGCCACGCGCTGGCGGTATCGGCTTTACGCACTGAGATCATCAACAAAAAAGGCCAGTAA